One segment of Streptomyces sp. YIM 121038 DNA contains the following:
- a CDS encoding riboflavin synthase yields MFTGIVEELGEVTAVETLADASRFRLRGPVVTDGAKHGDSIAVNGVCLTVVDHEGDEFTADVMAETLNRSSLGALVPGSKVNLERPTAVGARLGGHIVQGHVDSVGTVVSREASENWEIVKVSLPADLARYVVEKGSITVDGVSLTVVDAGPDYFTVSLIPTTLALTTLGVKQPGDPVNLEVDVIAKYVERLLGTRSQSEEPTR; encoded by the coding sequence GTGTTCACCGGAATCGTCGAAGAGCTGGGCGAAGTCACCGCCGTCGAGACCCTGGCCGACGCGTCCCGCTTCCGCCTGCGCGGTCCCGTCGTCACCGACGGCGCGAAGCACGGCGACTCCATCGCCGTCAACGGCGTGTGTCTCACCGTCGTCGACCACGAGGGCGACGAGTTCACCGCCGACGTGATGGCCGAGACCCTGAACCGCTCCAGCCTCGGCGCCCTCGTGCCCGGCTCGAAGGTCAACCTGGAGCGCCCCACCGCCGTGGGCGCCCGCCTCGGCGGCCACATCGTGCAGGGGCACGTCGACTCCGTCGGGACCGTCGTGAGCCGCGAGGCCTCCGAGAACTGGGAGATCGTCAAGGTCTCCCTGCCCGCGGACCTCGCCCGTTACGTGGTCGAGAAGGGCTCCATCACCGTCGACGGCGTCAGCCTGACCGTCGTCGACGCCGGACCCGACTACTTCACCGTCAGCCTCATCCCCACGACGCTCGCGCTCACCACGCTCGGCGTCAAGCAGCCCGGCGACCCCGTCAACCTCGAGGTCGACGTCATCGCCAAGTACGTGGAGCGCCTGCTCGGCACCCGCTCCCAGAGTGAGGAGCCCACGCGATGA
- a CDS encoding nicotinamide mononucleotide transporter family protein codes for MNHFDWLNAEAFTAVGQHIMWSDMVGNSVGLIALALGWRRSIWTWPAQFLSGVILVAAYASAQLSGGVGKQLLVIGVAVWGWRQWTRGSQKAQDGSIAVRFATWKERGLLLGGTAVGTLAVGALFSAVPDLSWNPWPDAYIFVGTLAAMVAQARGLVEFWFAWLLVDVVGVPLAFSSGLAFSGLVYVVYLALVLWGLRDWWLRSRRATAAPQPQPVIEGVPA; via the coding sequence ATGAACCACTTCGACTGGCTCAACGCGGAGGCCTTCACCGCCGTCGGCCAGCACATCATGTGGTCCGACATGGTCGGCAACAGCGTCGGCCTGATCGCCCTCGCCCTCGGCTGGCGCCGCTCGATCTGGACCTGGCCCGCCCAGTTCCTGTCCGGCGTGATCCTCGTGGCCGCCTACGCCTCCGCCCAGCTGTCCGGCGGCGTCGGCAAGCAGCTCCTGGTCATCGGCGTCGCGGTGTGGGGCTGGCGGCAGTGGACCCGCGGCAGCCAGAAGGCGCAGGACGGCTCCATCGCCGTCCGCTTCGCCACCTGGAAGGAGCGCGGACTGCTCCTCGGCGGCACCGCCGTCGGCACCCTCGCGGTCGGCGCGCTGTTCTCCGCCGTGCCCGACCTGTCCTGGAACCCCTGGCCGGACGCCTACATCTTCGTCGGCACGCTCGCCGCGATGGTCGCCCAGGCGCGCGGCCTGGTCGAGTTCTGGTTCGCGTGGCTGCTCGTCGACGTCGTCGGGGTGCCGCTCGCGTTCTCCAGCGGGCTCGCCTTCTCCGGCCTCGTGTACGTCGTCTACCTCGCCCTCGTGCTGTGGGGCCTGCGCGACTGGTGGCTGCGCTCCCGCCGCGCCACCGCCGCTCCGCAGCCGCAGCCCGTCATCGAAGGAGTCCCGGCATGA
- the ribH gene encoding 6,7-dimethyl-8-ribityllumazine synthase, which yields MSGKGAPELSVKNCGDLRVAVIAALWHEKVMDGLVDGALRALHELGIDEPTLLRVPGSFELPVVAKVLAGRGYDAIVALGVVIRGGTPHFDYVCQGVTQGLTQVSVDTGVPIGFGVLTCDTEEQALDRAGIEGSSEDKGHEAVTAAVATAATLRTVSEPWR from the coding sequence GTGAGCGGCAAGGGTGCCCCCGAACTGAGCGTGAAGAACTGCGGTGACCTGCGCGTCGCCGTCATCGCCGCCCTCTGGCACGAGAAGGTCATGGACGGCCTCGTCGACGGCGCGCTGCGCGCCCTGCACGAGCTCGGCATCGACGAGCCGACCCTGCTGCGCGTGCCCGGCAGCTTCGAGCTGCCGGTCGTCGCCAAGGTCCTCGCGGGCCGCGGCTACGACGCGATCGTGGCCCTCGGCGTCGTGATCCGCGGGGGCACCCCGCACTTCGACTATGTGTGCCAGGGCGTCACCCAGGGCCTCACCCAGGTGTCCGTCGACACCGGTGTCCCGATCGGCTTCGGCGTACTGACCTGCGACACCGAGGAGCAGGCGCTGGACCGCGCGGGCATCGAGGGCTCCAGCGAGGACAAGGGCCACGAGGCGGTCACGGCGGCCGTCGCGACGGCCGCCACCCTGCGCACGGTCTCCGAGCCCTGGCGCTGA
- a CDS encoding hemolysin family protein, translating to MTIPLLLLGAAFLLILANGFFVAAEFGLVTVERPDAEQAAADGDRRARRVVSSLKELSFQLSGTQLGITLTSLVVGMLAEPALAHLLASPFTAAGLPEAAVPGVSVAVGMLLASAVQMVIGELVPKNWAVSKPLQVARFVAGPQHVFARLFRPVIAALNAVANRLVRALGVEPTEELASARTPGELVSLARHSARAGALEQDTADLFVRTLSLGELTAQHVLTPRVKVSALQSSATAEDVVNLTRATGLSRFPVYRERIDEVVGVVHLKDALAVPGHARLRTPVSRIAKPPLLVPETLPVQPLLERLRSEQPMAVVVDEYGGTAGVVTLEDIVEELVGEVRDEHDRQDLPELAAAPPEDGRPAWDADGGCRVDTLQRIGLDVPEGPYETVAGLVADLLGRIPAPGDRAELPGWRLAVRQVGHYRAERVRLVRTAGARPAGDRAVAEAVR from the coding sequence ATGACCATCCCCCTGCTGCTCCTCGGAGCGGCCTTCCTGTTGATCCTCGCCAACGGCTTCTTCGTGGCGGCCGAGTTCGGCCTCGTCACCGTCGAGCGGCCCGACGCCGAGCAGGCGGCGGCCGACGGCGACCGCCGTGCCCGCAGGGTCGTGAGCTCCCTCAAGGAGCTGTCCTTCCAGCTGTCGGGCACCCAGCTCGGCATCACCCTCACCTCCCTCGTCGTCGGCATGCTCGCCGAACCGGCCCTCGCGCACCTGCTGGCGAGCCCGTTCACCGCCGCGGGCCTGCCCGAAGCGGCGGTTCCCGGGGTCTCCGTGGCCGTCGGCATGCTCCTGGCGTCCGCCGTGCAGATGGTGATCGGCGAACTCGTGCCGAAGAACTGGGCGGTGTCGAAGCCGCTCCAGGTGGCCCGGTTCGTCGCGGGCCCGCAGCACGTCTTCGCGCGCCTGTTCCGCCCGGTGATCGCCGCGCTGAACGCCGTCGCCAACCGGCTCGTACGTGCCCTCGGCGTCGAGCCCACCGAGGAGCTCGCCTCCGCCCGCACCCCCGGCGAACTGGTGTCGCTCGCCCGGCACTCGGCCCGCGCCGGGGCCCTGGAGCAGGACACCGCCGACCTGTTCGTCCGCACCCTGTCCCTCGGCGAACTGACCGCGCAGCACGTGCTGACGCCGCGCGTGAAGGTCAGCGCGCTCCAGTCGTCCGCCACCGCCGAGGACGTGGTCAACCTGACCCGCGCCACCGGCCTGTCCCGCTTCCCGGTCTACCGCGAGCGGATCGACGAGGTCGTCGGCGTGGTCCACCTCAAGGACGCCCTCGCCGTGCCCGGCCACGCGCGGCTGCGCACACCCGTCAGCCGCATCGCCAAGCCGCCGCTGCTCGTCCCCGAGACGCTGCCCGTGCAGCCCCTCCTGGAGCGGCTGCGCAGCGAGCAGCCCATGGCCGTCGTCGTCGACGAGTACGGCGGCACGGCGGGCGTCGTCACCCTGGAGGACATCGTCGAGGAGCTCGTCGGCGAGGTCCGCGACGAGCACGACCGCCAGGACCTGCCCGAACTCGCCGCGGCCCCGCCCGAGGACGGCCGCCCCGCCTGGGACGCCGACGGCGGCTGCCGCGTCGACACGCTCCAGCGCATAGGCCTCGACGTCCCCGAGGGGCCGTACGAGACGGTGGCCGGGCTCGTCGCCGACCTCCTCGGGCGCATCCCCGCGCCCGGCGACCGGGCCGAACTCCCGGGCTGGCGGCTCGCGGTGCGCCAGGTCGGGCACTACCGCGCCGAGCGCGTGCGGCTCGTACGGACCGCGGGGGCGCGGCCCGCGGGGGACAGGGCCGTCGCGGAGGCGGTGCGATGA
- a CDS encoding phosphoribosyl-ATP diphosphatase, protein MSKKTFEELFTELQHKAAHGDPATSRTAELVDKGVHAIGKKVVEEAAEVWMAAEYEGKEAAAEEISQLLYHVQVMMVARGISLSDVYAHL, encoded by the coding sequence ATGTCCAAGAAGACTTTCGAGGAGCTCTTCACCGAGCTCCAGCACAAGGCAGCCCACGGCGACCCCGCCACCTCCCGCACCGCGGAACTGGTGGACAAGGGCGTCCATGCCATCGGCAAGAAGGTCGTCGAGGAGGCCGCCGAGGTGTGGATGGCCGCCGAGTACGAGGGCAAGGAAGCCGCCGCCGAGGAGATCTCGCAGCTCCTGTACCACGTGCAGGTGATGATGGTCGCCCGCGGGATCTCCCTCAGCGACGTGTACGCCCACCTCTAG
- a CDS encoding PH domain-containing protein: protein MTDSPAPPALPVTFRPGRTRAVLLTAAAAIFAVLVVIAVILPDLNPGERVSFVFTGALLSGALVLLSRPKVIADESGVTVVNIATRRRLAWAEIVQVNLRPGDPWVFLNLTDGTSLPALGIQPGIAKQQAISDARALRSLADARSGSEHG from the coding sequence ATGACCGATTCCCCCGCCCCGCCCGCGCTCCCGGTCACCTTCCGGCCCGGGCGCACCCGGGCCGTGCTGCTCACCGCCGCCGCCGCGATCTTCGCGGTCCTGGTGGTGATCGCGGTGATCCTGCCCGACCTCAACCCGGGCGAGCGCGTCAGCTTCGTCTTCACCGGAGCGCTGCTCTCCGGCGCTCTCGTGCTGCTCAGCAGGCCCAAGGTGATCGCCGACGAGTCCGGTGTCACCGTGGTCAACATCGCCACCCGGCGCCGGCTCGCCTGGGCCGAGATCGTGCAGGTCAACCTGCGCCCCGGCGACCCGTGGGTGTTCCTCAACCTCACCGACGGCACCAGCCTGCCCGCCCTCGGCATCCAGCCGGGCATCGCCAAGCAGCAGGCCATCAGCGACGCCCGGGCACTGCGCTCCCTGGCCGACGCGCGTTCGGGCAGCGAGCACGGCTGA
- a CDS encoding histidine kinase, with translation MTTWLAWGSFAAVTTATGTGVALWIACGLSFQLAADSFVVTDTTLSLVFAACGVAVAWRRPRNPIGWLLLGGGAAHAGTVLSLGLLALGLHEDWAPATLRVLVTLALAAWPLGLRLFVPLALLLFPTGQLADPRWRPVLWGTAALGGLFWLWSVTTPEPYALGGPSGYLRVLSWPPLEPYRAQTDLLGIFVPMLIDLAALIVRYRWGDERLRRQMLWLMLAVLCAVPWWPLGMNAEALQVLITAQPIAIAVAILCPQVLDIQWVVSRALLYMTLSLGVLGVYTAAVLFLDRVLRETFHIGGAALVAIAVAIAFHPVRGVLQHGIDRLLYGDRADPVRALNRLGARLTAEAGLDGLLLAVRDALRLPYAAFHLEGRPVAASGTPPPGCAMVPLPAPGTKEAELVVGTRRGQARLDAEDLRTLQVLVVPLGVAVRATVLSEELQSSRERLVSAREEERRRLRRDLHDGLGPTLTGLAFTADAVRNLIRSDPATAELLLDQLRGHASGAIDEIRRLVEGLRPPALDELGLVAALARQAERLSHRVGGAPLAITIDAPGRLPRLPAAVEVAAYRIATEALTNAARHSRADHALVRLRVDDALRIRVTDNGGPSALPWQPGVGMSTMAERAAELAGWCRCRSGPEGGEVSAVLPLRSR, from the coding sequence ATGACCACCTGGCTGGCATGGGGATCCTTCGCCGCCGTCACGACGGCCACCGGCACCGGTGTGGCCCTGTGGATCGCCTGCGGGCTCAGCTTCCAGCTCGCCGCCGACAGCTTCGTCGTCACGGACACCACGCTGTCCCTCGTCTTCGCCGCCTGCGGGGTCGCTGTGGCCTGGCGTCGCCCCCGCAACCCCATCGGCTGGCTCCTGCTCGGCGGCGGCGCGGCGCACGCCGGGACCGTCCTGAGCCTCGGCCTCCTCGCCCTCGGCCTGCACGAGGACTGGGCCCCGGCGACGCTCCGCGTCCTGGTGACCCTCGCCCTGGCCGCCTGGCCACTGGGCCTGCGGCTCTTCGTGCCGCTCGCGCTCCTGCTGTTCCCCACCGGGCAGCTGGCCGACCCGCGCTGGCGCCCGGTGCTCTGGGGCACCGCCGCCCTCGGGGGCCTGTTCTGGCTGTGGAGCGTGACGACGCCGGAGCCGTACGCGCTCGGCGGCCCCTCCGGGTATCTGCGGGTCCTGAGCTGGCCGCCGCTGGAGCCCTACCGGGCGCAGACCGACCTCCTGGGCATCTTCGTGCCCATGCTCATCGACCTCGCCGCCCTGATAGTGCGCTACCGCTGGGGCGACGAGCGGCTGCGCCGCCAGATGCTGTGGCTGATGCTCGCCGTGCTCTGCGCCGTGCCCTGGTGGCCGCTCGGCATGAACGCGGAGGCCCTCCAGGTCCTCATCACCGCCCAGCCGATCGCGATCGCCGTCGCGATCCTGTGCCCGCAGGTCCTCGACATCCAGTGGGTGGTCTCCCGCGCCCTGCTGTACATGACGCTGTCCCTCGGGGTGCTCGGCGTGTACACGGCCGCGGTCCTGTTCCTGGACCGGGTGCTGCGCGAGACCTTCCACATCGGCGGGGCCGCGCTGGTCGCCATCGCCGTCGCGATCGCCTTCCACCCCGTGCGCGGCGTGCTCCAGCACGGCATCGACCGGCTCCTCTACGGCGACCGGGCCGACCCCGTGCGCGCGCTCAACCGGCTCGGCGCCCGGCTGACCGCCGAGGCCGGCCTGGACGGACTGCTCCTCGCGGTCCGCGACGCCCTGCGCCTGCCCTACGCCGCCTTCCACCTCGAAGGGCGCCCGGTGGCGGCCTCCGGCACCCCGCCGCCCGGCTGCGCGATGGTGCCGCTGCCCGCGCCGGGCACCAAGGAGGCCGAGCTGGTCGTGGGCACCCGCCGGGGCCAGGCCCGGCTCGACGCGGAGGACCTGCGCACCCTCCAGGTCCTGGTGGTGCCGCTGGGGGTGGCGGTGCGGGCGACCGTCCTGTCCGAGGAACTCCAGTCCTCGCGCGAGCGCCTGGTCTCGGCCCGCGAGGAGGAGCGCCGGCGGCTGCGCCGCGATCTGCACGACGGGCTCGGGCCCACCCTCACCGGCCTCGCCTTCACCGCCGACGCGGTGCGCAATCTGATCCGCTCCGACCCGGCCACGGCCGAGCTCCTGCTCGACCAGCTGCGCGGGCACGCGAGCGGCGCCATCGACGAGATCCGCCGTCTCGTCGAGGGGCTGCGGCCGCCCGCCCTGGACGAGCTGGGCCTGGTGGCCGCCCTCGCCCGGCAGGCCGAGCGGCTCAGCCACCGCGTCGGCGGCGCGCCGCTCGCCATCACCATCGACGCGCCCGGCAGGCTCCCCCGGCTGCCGGCCGCGGTCGAGGTGGCGGCGTACCGGATCGCGACCGAGGCGCTGACGAACGCCGCCCGGCACTCGCGGGCCGACCACGCCCTGGTCCGGCTGCGCGTCGACGACGCGCTGCGCATCCGGGTCACCGACAACGGCGGCCCGTCCGCCCTGCCGTGGCAGCCCGGGGTGGGCATGTCCACGATGGCGGAACGGGCCGCCGAGCTCGCCGGCTGGTGCCGGTGCCGGTCCGGTCCGGAGGGCGGGGAGGTGAGCGCCGTCCTGCCGTTGCGGTCCCGCTAG
- a CDS encoding hemolysin family protein, giving the protein MSALQLLLALLLVLANGFFVGAEFALVSVRRSQIEPLGTARARQVLYGLEHLPQMMAAAQFGITVCSLTLGAVAEPTVAHLLEPLFEAARLPDGVVHPLGYVIALAVVVFLHLVIGEMVPKNLAMAAPERTALWLSPGLVAFARLCRPVTAALGACARVILRLFGVEPKDEVEAVFTSVQLGRLVEDAGQAGLLDPQEQERLEDALELGSRPVTDVLLDGASLVTVGPSVTPDQVVDLTARTGYSRFPVRAESGAFMGYLHVKDVLDLEDTDRAVPQHVWHQMTTLRAELPLDDALSVMRHAATHLAQVADPCGRILGLVALEDVLELLVGEVRDPAHRVTVPRATRGKTLVG; this is encoded by the coding sequence ATGAGCGCCCTCCAACTCCTCCTGGCCCTCCTGCTCGTGCTCGCCAACGGCTTCTTCGTGGGGGCCGAGTTCGCGCTCGTCTCCGTGCGCCGCAGCCAGATCGAGCCGCTCGGCACGGCGCGGGCCCGCCAGGTCCTGTACGGCCTGGAGCACCTGCCGCAGATGATGGCCGCCGCCCAGTTCGGCATCACCGTCTGCTCGTTGACGCTCGGCGCGGTCGCCGAGCCGACCGTGGCGCACCTCCTGGAGCCGCTGTTCGAGGCGGCCCGACTCCCGGACGGCGTGGTCCACCCCCTCGGGTACGTGATCGCGCTCGCGGTGGTCGTCTTCCTGCACCTCGTCATCGGCGAGATGGTCCCCAAGAACCTCGCGATGGCGGCGCCGGAGCGGACCGCGCTCTGGCTCAGCCCGGGTCTGGTCGCCTTCGCGAGGCTGTGCCGCCCGGTCACGGCCGCGCTCGGGGCCTGCGCCCGGGTGATCCTGCGGCTGTTCGGGGTCGAGCCCAAGGACGAGGTCGAGGCGGTCTTCACCAGCGTGCAGCTGGGCCGCCTGGTCGAGGACGCGGGCCAGGCCGGGCTGCTCGACCCGCAGGAGCAGGAGCGCCTGGAGGACGCCCTGGAGCTGGGCTCGCGCCCGGTCACCGACGTCCTGCTCGACGGCGCGTCCCTGGTCACCGTCGGCCCGTCGGTCACCCCCGACCAGGTGGTCGACCTCACCGCCCGCACCGGCTACTCCCGGTTCCCGGTCCGTGCGGAGAGCGGTGCCTTCATGGGGTATCTGCACGTCAAGGACGTCCTCGACCTGGAGGACACCGACCGTGCGGTGCCGCAGCACGTCTGGCACCAGATGACGACCCTGCGGGCCGAACTGCCCCTGGACGACGCCCTGTCGGTGATGCGGCACGCCGCGACCCATCTGGCGCAGGTCGCCGACCCCTGCGGCCGGATCCTCGGCCTCGTCGCCCTGGAGGACGTCCTGGAGCTCCTGGTGGGTGAGGTCAGGGACCCCGCCCACCGGGTGACCGTGCCCCGGGCGACGAGGGGGAAGACCCTCGTGGGCTGA
- the hisG gene encoding ATP phosphoribosyltransferase has protein sequence MLRIAVPNKGSLSGPASAMLHEAGYQQRRESKELVIVDPENEVEFFYLRPRDIAIYVSSGKLDIGITGRDLLIDSGASAEEILPLGFARSTFRFAARPGTAQGLADLAGRTVATSYEGIVGKHLADSGVDASVIHLDGAVETAIELGVAQVIADVVETGTSLRNAGLEVFGEPIMKSEAVVIRRTGAEADDPKVQQFLRRLQGVLVARTYVMMDYDCRAEHLEQAVALTPGLESPTISPLHNEGWVAVRSMVPTKDAQRVMDDLYAIGARAILTTAIHACRL, from the coding sequence ATGCTGCGCATCGCCGTCCCCAACAAGGGTTCACTGTCCGGACCTGCGTCGGCGATGCTGCATGAGGCCGGATACCAGCAGCGCCGCGAGTCCAAGGAACTCGTCATCGTCGACCCCGAGAACGAGGTCGAGTTCTTCTACCTGCGCCCGCGCGACATCGCCATCTACGTCTCCTCGGGCAAGCTCGACATCGGCATCACCGGCCGAGACCTGCTGATCGACTCCGGCGCGAGCGCCGAGGAGATCCTGCCGCTCGGCTTCGCCCGCTCCACCTTCCGCTTCGCCGCCAGGCCGGGCACCGCCCAGGGCCTCGCGGACCTCGCGGGCCGCACCGTCGCCACCTCCTACGAGGGCATCGTCGGCAAGCACCTGGCCGACAGCGGCGTCGACGCCTCCGTCATCCACCTCGACGGCGCCGTCGAGACCGCCATCGAGCTGGGCGTCGCCCAGGTGATCGCGGACGTCGTGGAGACCGGCACCAGCCTGCGCAACGCGGGCCTCGAAGTGTTCGGCGAGCCGATCATGAAGTCCGAGGCCGTGGTCATCCGGCGCACCGGCGCCGAGGCCGACGACCCCAAGGTGCAGCAGTTCCTTCGCCGCCTCCAGGGCGTCCTGGTCGCCCGTACGTACGTGATGATGGACTACGACTGCCGCGCCGAGCACCTGGAGCAGGCCGTGGCCCTCACCCCGGGCCTGGAGTCGCCGACCATCTCCCCGCTGCACAACGAGGGCTGGGTCGCCGTCCGCTCCATGGTGCCCACCAAGGACGCCCAGCGGGTCATGGACGACCTGTACGCCATCGGCGCGCGCGCCATCCTGACCACGGCGATCCACGCCTGCCGCCTGTGA
- a CDS encoding bifunctional 3,4-dihydroxy-2-butanone-4-phosphate synthase/GTP cyclohydrolase II translates to MTTHTPPAAPDDAGPVHPFYYTTDNSEDLCLDPVELAVRDIAAGRPVVVVDDENRENEGDLVVAAEKATPEIVAFMMTECRGLICAPMEGDELDRLALPQMVTENTESMSTAFTVTVDAGPAHGVTTGISAADRATTLQMLAGGKAKADDFVRPGHIFPLRAKEGGVLARNGHTEAAIDLARLAGLRPAGAICEIAGEDGRMLRLPQLIPFARKHGLTIISIEDLIDYRRSAEPTVRREAEVHLPTAFGEFTAYGYRSTADGVEHVALVHGDIQDGEDVLVRVHSECLTGDVFHSLRCDCGPQLQESMRRIATAGRGVVVYLRGHEGRGIGLMSKLRAYELQERGSDTLDANLELGLPADARDYGAGAQILDDLGVRSLRLLTNNPDKTEALARHGLKVIAREPMPVTAGEHNLRYLRTKRDRMGHDLPWLDATDMSACGNQ, encoded by the coding sequence ATGACCACCCACACGCCTCCCGCCGCCCCCGATGACGCCGGGCCGGTGCACCCCTTCTACTACACGACCGACAACTCCGAGGACCTCTGCCTCGACCCCGTCGAGCTGGCCGTCCGGGACATCGCCGCGGGCCGCCCCGTCGTGGTCGTCGACGACGAGAACCGGGAGAACGAGGGCGACCTCGTCGTCGCCGCCGAGAAGGCGACCCCCGAGATCGTCGCCTTCATGATGACCGAGTGCCGCGGCCTGATCTGCGCCCCCATGGAGGGCGACGAACTCGACCGGCTCGCACTGCCGCAAATGGTCACGGAGAACACCGAGTCGATGAGCACGGCCTTCACCGTGACCGTCGACGCCGGTCCCGCGCACGGCGTGACCACCGGCATCTCCGCCGCCGACCGCGCCACCACCCTGCAGATGCTCGCCGGCGGCAAGGCCAAGGCCGACGACTTCGTCCGCCCCGGCCACATCTTCCCGCTGCGCGCCAAGGAGGGCGGCGTCCTCGCCCGCAACGGCCACACCGAGGCCGCCATCGACCTGGCCCGGCTCGCGGGCCTGCGCCCGGCCGGAGCGATCTGCGAGATCGCCGGCGAGGACGGGCGCATGCTGCGCCTGCCCCAGCTGATCCCCTTCGCACGGAAGCACGGACTGACCATCATCTCCATCGAGGACCTGATCGACTACCGGCGCTCGGCGGAGCCCACCGTGCGCCGCGAGGCCGAGGTCCACCTGCCCACGGCCTTCGGCGAGTTCACCGCGTACGGCTACCGCTCCACGGCCGACGGCGTCGAGCACGTGGCGCTCGTCCACGGCGACATCCAGGACGGCGAGGACGTCCTGGTGCGCGTCCACTCCGAGTGCCTGACCGGCGACGTCTTCCACTCCCTGCGCTGCGACTGCGGCCCGCAGCTCCAGGAGTCCATGCGGCGCATCGCCACCGCGGGACGCGGCGTCGTGGTCTATCTGCGCGGCCACGAGGGCCGCGGCATCGGCCTGATGTCCAAGCTGCGCGCGTACGAGCTCCAGGAGCGCGGCAGCGACACCCTGGACGCCAACCTGGAGCTGGGCCTGCCCGCCGACGCCCGGGACTACGGCGCGGGCGCGCAGATCCTCGACGACCTCGGCGTGCGCAGCCTGCGCCTCCTCACCAACAACCCCGACAAGACCGAGGCGCTCGCCCGCCACGGCCTGAAGGTCATCGCCCGCGAGCCCATGCCGGTCACCGCGGGCGAGCACAACCTGCGCTATCTGCGCACCAAGCGCGACCGCATGGGCCACGACCTGCCCTGGCTCGACGCCACGGACATGTCCGCCTGCGGCAACCAGTGA
- a CDS encoding response regulator transcription factor, which produces MAGRTTAVGSRALTTPAESSELTVVLADDHPVVRGGLRALLGSIDGIRVVGEAAGGRDAVRETLLHRPRVLVIDLEMPDLDGVGATREVLASAPDTAVLVLTMFEDDESVFAAMRAGARGYILKGAAQDEIVRAVRCVAAGEAIFGPRIARRVAEWMARPRDTTARSPFPELTARELEVLDLIAAGMANPAIARRLQLAPKTISNHVSAIFVKLQVADRATAIVRARDAGLGRS; this is translated from the coding sequence ATGGCAGGACGCACCACCGCCGTTGGGAGCCGCGCCTTGACGACGCCCGCCGAGTCCAGTGAGCTGACCGTGGTCCTGGCCGACGACCACCCCGTGGTCCGCGGGGGCCTGCGGGCGCTGCTCGGGTCCATCGACGGCATCAGAGTCGTCGGCGAGGCGGCGGGCGGCCGCGACGCCGTGCGCGAGACGCTGCTCCACCGGCCCCGGGTGCTCGTCATCGACCTGGAGATGCCCGACCTCGACGGGGTCGGCGCGACCCGGGAGGTGCTCGCGTCCGCGCCGGACACGGCGGTGCTCGTCCTGACGATGTTCGAGGACGACGAGTCGGTGTTCGCGGCGATGCGCGCGGGCGCCCGCGGCTACATCCTCAAGGGCGCGGCGCAGGACGAGATCGTCCGCGCGGTCCGCTGCGTGGCCGCCGGGGAGGCCATCTTCGGGCCGCGCATCGCCCGGCGCGTGGCCGAGTGGATGGCCCGGCCGCGGGACACCACGGCGCGCTCGCCGTTCCCGGAGCTCACGGCGCGCGAGCTGGAGGTCCTCGATCTGATCGCCGCGGGCATGGCCAACCCGGCGATCGCCCGCAGGCTCCAGCTGGCGCCGAAGACCATCAGCAACCACGTCTCGGCGATCTTTGTGAAGCTCCAGGTCGCCGACCGCGCCACGGCCATCGTGCGGGCCCGCGACGCCGGCCTCGGGCGGTCCTGA